In Deltaproteobacteria bacterium, a single genomic region encodes these proteins:
- a CDS encoding AAA family ATPase: MPFFINDKLNLPFFDPALLRATNNLGEVLAAAARTQSARIESTHFLLALTKIKNGVTQKLFEQHGISSDQLESGLVECVARQPGALPPPQLTPGILDASAVQMVVEVESICPAKALRAGETHLLFAILKHLTAAVHKIFQEVGISVDEFIKQVQPPSTSVSVFGPANTPSTQPLAVQLDAFSSSGRRVLELMKTETEALGYPEADPRHLLLALLEYEGGATHLALHQQASSPKKIHEAVMLSLRSRARKTPSQVPLDTAHLQPSVQNILTLSGEQAGRDHADKIAEVHLLRAFLSQDTFARRLLRDEKVNLDTMQATAAQFDVADEPSVQVADDSMTIDEVRTYVEQAIVGQSEAIGLCLPFIQRMRFGMPRRRRPAGVFLFCGQSGTGKTEMAKVMAKAIYGSEEDLILMEMGQFQSKESINIFIGAPPGYVGYGEGKLTNGLRDNPRAVVLFDEVEKAHPEVYNALLRFLDEGKIDDPAGPVRDGTQCLIVLTSNVGAKNLSELWKQVKGKPDARWQLRQQLREELLNQQFRPEFLNRVDEIILFKALEQRDLAAIAQWQLALDTVWLREEKRVELTIDLEVYEHIGEFCYRLKDEGARAVSRVTQFVVINPVIDFLESQQWSPPVRLAVTSTPGPEGCEPTGHVTFAATGQSTSNARALHG; encoded by the coding sequence ATGCCTTTTTTCATAAATGACAAACTGAATCTCCCATTCTTCGACCCTGCCCTACTCCGGGCAACCAATAACCTCGGCGAGGTACTCGCCGCCGCAGCCCGGACGCAGAGTGCGCGCATTGAGAGCACACATTTTTTGCTAGCGTTGACGAAGATCAAAAATGGCGTGACGCAAAAGTTGTTCGAGCAGCATGGGATTTCTTCGGACCAACTCGAAAGCGGTCTCGTCGAGTGTGTAGCCCGGCAACCGGGAGCGCTGCCGCCTCCCCAGCTGACGCCCGGCATTCTCGATGCAAGCGCCGTCCAGATGGTCGTCGAAGTCGAAAGCATCTGCCCGGCAAAAGCCCTCCGTGCCGGCGAGACGCACCTGCTCTTTGCCATTCTCAAGCACCTCACCGCTGCTGTCCACAAAATCTTTCAAGAGGTAGGCATCTCGGTCGACGAGTTCATTAAACAGGTGCAACCTCCGTCGACCTCCGTAAGTGTCTTTGGCCCAGCAAACACCCCGTCAACGCAACCGCTAGCGGTGCAGCTCGACGCCTTCTCCAGCAGCGGACGTCGGGTGCTGGAACTGATGAAAACGGAAACCGAGGCGCTAGGGTATCCAGAGGCCGATCCCCGTCACCTCTTGCTCGCTTTGTTAGAATATGAAGGTGGAGCCACCCACCTCGCCCTTCACCAACAGGCGTCAAGCCCGAAGAAAATTCACGAAGCGGTCATGCTCAGTCTGCGCAGTCGTGCGCGCAAAACTCCGAGCCAAGTCCCCCTCGACACCGCTCATCTGCAACCGAGCGTCCAGAACATTCTCACGTTGTCCGGTGAACAAGCGGGACGTGATCATGCCGACAAAATCGCTGAAGTCCATCTGCTACGCGCCTTTCTGAGCCAGGATACCTTCGCCCGGCGTCTGCTGCGCGATGAGAAAGTGAACCTCGACACCATGCAGGCCACGGCCGCCCAGTTTGACGTTGCCGATGAACCGTCAGTCCAAGTTGCCGACGATTCCATGACCATCGACGAGGTACGTACCTACGTGGAACAGGCCATTGTCGGTCAAAGCGAAGCCATCGGGCTTTGCCTCCCCTTTATTCAACGCATGCGCTTTGGCATGCCCCGGCGGCGTCGCCCGGCGGGTGTGTTTCTCTTCTGCGGACAATCTGGGACGGGCAAAACCGAGATGGCCAAAGTGATGGCCAAAGCCATCTACGGCAGCGAGGAAGATCTGATCCTGATGGAAATGGGCCAATTCCAAAGCAAAGAGAGCATAAACATCTTTATCGGCGCACCGCCAGGTTATGTGGGCTATGGCGAAGGAAAATTGACCAACGGCTTGCGGGATAACCCCCGCGCTGTCGTTCTGTTCGATGAAGTGGAGAAGGCCCATCCAGAAGTCTACAATGCCCTCTTACGTTTTCTTGACGAAGGCAAAATCGACGACCCGGCGGGGCCGGTTCGCGACGGCACGCAGTGCCTCATTGTGCTCACCAGTAATGTGGGCGCGAAGAATTTGAGCGAACTCTGGAAGCAAGTCAAAGGGAAACCGGATGCGCGCTGGCAATTACGCCAACAACTGCGCGAAGAACTCCTCAACCAGCAATTCCGCCCCGAGTTCTTGAATCGGGTGGATGAGATCATTCTCTTCAAAGCGTTAGAACAACGCGATCTCGCTGCGATTGCCCAGTGGCAGCTTGCACTCGACACGGTATGGCTGCGCGAAGAAAAACGAGTTGAGCTGACAATCGATCTAGAGGTCTACGAACATATTGGGGAGTTCTGCTACCGGCTGAAAGACGAAGGCGCACGCGCCGTCTCTCGGGTGACGCAATTTGTCGTGATCAATCCGGTGATTGATTTCCTCGAATCTCAGCAATGGTCGCCGCCAGTACGGCTTGCGGTCACTTCGACCCCCGGTCCCGAGGGCTGCGAACCCACAGGCCATGTCACCTTTGCTGCGACGGGACAATCCACCAGTAACGCGAGGGCGCTCCATGGATGA
- a CDS encoding WD40 repeat domain-containing protein: MMAENDELAVLRQLLTDPVHGYFFDRWRAVKRLTRLASTNGASPPLSEADARAVIDGLVAGLESVHWGVHRRCKRALETLQSQPLIDAVCDVLIERDFLQLRDLAVTARYEPADPLRKAAYLFVLGRQQFYEVHDPTGELLVHCYAATSLAARDHLLGLAHTRGDPRWARLIVALLAHPPRKRSASENTAIRYALGTPGFYTVHDPTGEQLMQYYTVAAAPERAQMLQAVRTWEPQRGAQFVLRLLQPHGWAGLSDEEREVGVQALRATEHADKLWALVQQGSLPWSWRSARRLIEAGGQPTEARAVACWAEIEAAVACVADPMRVGRTFWSHCAGLGHTNTVTSVAFSPDGTTLASGSDDHSIRLWDVARGQPRAVLQGHIGRVMSVAFSPDGTTLASGSDDHSIRLWDVARGQPRAVLQGHTDWVQSVAFSPDGTTLASGSDDHTVWLWDVARGQPRAVLQGHIGRVTSVAFSPDGTTLASGSWDHTILLWGVARGQERAVLQGHTNTVTSVAFSPDGTTLASGSGSTIRLWDVAWGQERAVLQGHTGTVWSVAFSPDGTTLASGSTDHTVRLWEALDLRRWTSVPLTQLTSEDLALAQRVLAVPSASAKQQAVVRYVAAVLRYRLGDR; encoded by the coding sequence ATGATGGCTGAGAACGACGAACTTGCCGTGCTGCGACAGCTCTTGACCGACCCTGTCCACGGCTACTTCTTCGACCGCTGGCGGGCCGTGAAACGCCTGACGCGGCTGGCAAGCACGAATGGCGCTAGTCCTCCGCTCAGCGAGGCCGACGCCCGAGCCGTGATTGACGGACTCGTGGCAGGCTTAGAGAGCGTGCACTGGGGCGTGCATCGGCGCTGCAAACGCGCACTGGAGACGTTACAGAGTCAGCCGCTGATTGACGCCGTCTGTGATGTGCTCATCGAGCGTGACTTCCTGCAATTGCGCGACCTCGCCGTCACCGCCCGCTACGAGCCCGCCGACCCGTTGCGCAAAGCCGCCTATCTCTTCGTGCTGGGGCGGCAACAGTTCTACGAGGTGCACGATCCGACAGGAGAGCTGTTGGTGCACTGCTATGCGGCGACCTCTCTCGCCGCCCGCGACCATCTGCTGGGCCTCGCGCACACCAGGGGCGACCCACGATGGGCGCGGTTGATCGTGGCCTTGCTTGCCCATCCACCGCGCAAGCGGAGCGCGAGCGAAAACACAGCGATTCGCTACGCCCTGGGCACCCCCGGCTTTTACACCGTCCACGATCCGACAGGCGAGCAACTCATGCAGTACTATACCGTGGCGGCAGCGCCAGAGCGTGCACAAATGTTGCAAGCGGTGCGCACTTGGGAGCCGCAGCGAGGCGCGCAGTTCGTGCTGAGATTGCTCCAGCCCCACGGCTGGGCAGGCCTGAGTGACGAGGAGCGAGAGGTGGGAGTGCAGGCGTTACGCGCCACTGAGCACGCAGACAAGCTGTGGGCGTTAGTGCAACAGGGTTCCTTGCCGTGGTCGTGGCGTTCAGCGCGAAGGTTGATCGAGGCGGGGGGGCAGCCCACGGAGGCGCGAGCGGTGGCGTGTTGGGCCGAGATAGAGGCAGCCGTGGCCTGTGTAGCGGACCCCATGAGGGTGGGGAGGACGTTCTGGTCGCACTGCGCGGGGCTGGGCCATACCAACACGGTCACGTCCGTGGCCTTCAGTCCCGACGGGACCACCCTGGCCAGTGGGAGTGACGATCATTCCATCCGGCTGTGGGATGTGGCCCGGGGCCAGCCCCGCGCGGTGCTCCAGGGCCATATCGGCAGGGTCATGTCCGTGGCCTTCAGTCCCGACGGGACCACCCTGGCTAGTGGGAGTGACGATCATTCCATCCGGCTGTGGGATGTGGCCCGGGGCCAGCCCCGCGCGGTGCTCCAGGGCCATACCGACTGGGTCCAGTCCGTGGCCTTCAGTCCCGACGGGACCACCCTGGCTAGTGGGAGTGACGATCACACCGTGTGGCTGTGGGACGTGGCCCGGGGCCAGCCCCGCGCGGTGCTCCAGGGCCATATCGGCAGGGTCACGTCCGTGGCCTTCAGTCCGGACGGGACCACCCTGGCCAGTGGGAGTTGGGATCACACCATCCTGCTATGGGGCGTGGCCCGGGGGCAGGAACGCGCGGTGCTCCAGGGCCATACCAACACGGTCACGTCCGTGGCCTTCAGTCCTGACGGCACCACCCTGGCCAGTGGGAGTGGGAGCACCATCCGCCTGTGGGACGTGGCCTGGGGGCAGGAACGCGCGGTGCTCCAGGGCCATACCGGCACGGTCTGGTCCGTGGCCTTCAGTCCCGACGGGACCACTCTGGCTAGTGGGAGTACGGATCACACCGTGCGGCTGTGGGAGGCGCTGGACCTCCGCCGCTGGACCAGCGTACCGTTGACGCAACTGACGAGCGAGGATTTAGCGTTGGCGCAGCGGGTGCTGGCGGTGCCGTCCGCGTCTGCCAAACAACAGGCCGTGGTGCGGTATGTCGCAGCAGTACTGCGGTATCGATTAGGAGATCGCTAG
- a CDS encoding WD40 repeat domain-containing protein — MSVNEELEALRRTLADDSRSDFIRQWWAVRRLTRLAARANGSLRDASEARALIEGLVAGLESVHWNLHQLCRASLERLREQALKEAVCDLIIERDLPRLRTLAVHGRYEPQDPLRRAAYLFVLGILQFYEAHDPEGAFLAQFYEGATPAVRERFLRLACSWGDQRLGRLIVGMLRRQGTAELSKAEGEAVIEVLGQPQFYEAHDPEGVLLAQFYKGATPAVRERLLRLASSWDDRRLGQLITSLLHHQGGRAGSDAELTTAVAMLNTAQRWEALWSLAMGCPVVWSWRGVQHLAAAGWQPQETRKERGWAEVTEIVQGEGDCPKVGSIVGQQRTVLDGHQGGVLSLALSVDGTMLASGGDDNTIILWELPRGRQQAVLQGHQDSVSSLALSADGTTLASGSKDRTLIVWDVPSEQPRAVLRGHQDWVLSLALSADGTTLASGSKDKTLIVWDGPSEQPRAVLRGHQGVVRSLALSADGTTLASASGGNTIILWELPRGQQRKVLQGHQDVVYSLVLSADGTTLASAGKDKTIIVWDLSRGRPQTVLSGHQDWVRSLALSADGITLASGSWDGGIILWDVPGERQGAVLGGHQGVVESLALSADGTTLASGSWGGSIILWDLWDMYQVVRTPLGQMGRRELARMERCAAAGSLSAEQRAVARYIAAVLRYRLGEE; from the coding sequence ATGTCAGTCAATGAAGAACTAGAGGCGCTGCGAAGGACTCTTGCGGACGACTCCCGCAGCGACTTCATACGTCAGTGGTGGGCGGTCAGGCGGCTGACCCGGCTCGCCGCTCGCGCCAATGGCTCTCTGCGCGACGCAAGCGAGGCGCGGGCGCTCATCGAGGGGTTGGTCGCCGGACTTGAGAGTGTCCATTGGAACCTCCATCAACTCTGCCGCGCCTCCTTGGAAAGACTGCGAGAGCAAGCCCTGAAGGAAGCCGTGTGTGATCTGATCATCGAGCGGGACCTGCCACGGCTGCGTACCCTGGCTGTCCATGGTCGTTATGAGCCACAAGACCCGCTGCGCCGGGCGGCATATCTATTCGTGTTAGGGATATTACAGTTCTATGAAGCGCACGATCCCGAGGGAGCGTTTTTAGCGCAATTCTATGAGGGAGCTACCCCGGCGGTGCGGGAGCGGTTCCTCAGGTTAGCGTGCAGTTGGGGTGACCAGCGTCTGGGGCGACTCATCGTCGGTATGCTGCGCAGGCAGGGGACGGCAGAGTTGAGCAAGGCCGAAGGGGAAGCGGTGATCGAGGTGCTCGGCCAGCCCCAGTTCTATGAAGCGCATGATCCAGAGGGAGTGCTCTTAGCGCAATTCTATAAAGGAGCCACCCCAGCCGTGCGAGAGCGGCTCTTAAGGTTGGCGAGCAGTTGGGATGATCGGCGTTTGGGACAACTCATTACTAGTCTGCTGCACCACCAGGGTGGAAGAGCGGGCAGTGATGCGGAGTTGACGACGGCGGTGGCCATGCTGAACACAGCGCAACGCTGGGAAGCGCTCTGGTCCTTGGCGATGGGATGTCCGGTGGTGTGGTCCTGGCGAGGGGTACAGCATTTAGCCGCTGCGGGGTGGCAGCCTCAGGAGACAAGGAAGGAACGCGGTTGGGCAGAAGTGACAGAGATAGTACAGGGAGAAGGAGACTGTCCCAAGGTTGGCAGTATTGTAGGGCAGCAACGGACGGTGCTGGACGGGCACCAAGGTGGGGTCCTTTCCCTGGCACTGAGTGTTGATGGCACCATGCTGGCCAGCGGCGGTGACGATAATACCATCATCTTGTGGGAATTGCCTCGTGGGCGGCAACAGGCGGTGCTGCAAGGACATCAAGATTCGGTCTCCTCTCTGGCATTGAGCGCCGATGGGACCACGCTGGCCAGTGGTAGTAAGGATAGGACTCTCATCGTGTGGGACGTGCCGAGTGAGCAACCACGGGCGGTGTTACGCGGGCATCAAGACTGGGTCCTGTCCCTGGCCCTGAGCGCCGATGGGACCACGCTGGCCAGTGGCAGTAAGGATAAGACTCTCATCGTGTGGGACGGGCCGAGTGAGCAGCCACGGGCGGTGTTACGTGGACACCAAGGCGTGGTCCGCTCTCTGGCCCTGAGTGCCGATGGTACTACCCTGGCCAGTGCGAGTGGAGGGAACACCATTATCCTGTGGGAGTTGCCGCGCGGGCAGCAACGGAAAGTGCTTCAAGGACACCAAGACGTGGTCTACTCTCTGGTACTCAGTGCTGATGGGACCACGCTGGCCAGCGCTGGTAAAGATAAAACCATCATCGTGTGGGATTTGTCTCGCGGGCGACCACAGACGGTGCTGAGCGGCCACCAAGACTGGGTCCGTTCTCTGGCGCTGAGTGCCGATGGGATCACCTTGGCTAGTGGCAGTTGGGATGGAGGCATCATCCTGTGGGACGTGCCTGGCGAGCGGCAAGGGGCGGTGCTAGGTGGGCACCAAGGCGTAGTCGAGTCTCTGGCGCTGAGTGCCGACGGGACCACGCTAGCTAGTGGCAGTTGGGGTGGGAGCATCATCCTGTGGGACCTGTGGGATATGTATCAGGTAGTGAGGACGCCGCTGGGGCAGATGGGACGGAGAGAGTTAGCGCGGATGGAGCGTTGTGCCGCTGCTGGGTCGCTGTCGGCAGAGCAGCGGGCCGTGGCGCGGTATATTGCGGCGGTACTGCGGTATCGGCTGGGGGAGGAGTGA
- a CDS encoding VWA domain-containing protein, translating into MDTNHPQLILFLLDNSGSMNEGFGAVSEAADRAADMADRLLGGVLGALGRRVARETIRSVASKVTVLNLGFNGALVSLNTCRATPADNCILGTVRYGSDIRELFAPTPVQELLQKAGASWFSADLGMTNTVRAFRWAKEQVDAYLARYPGLPKPWIVHITDGIWNDGGDPTEVALGLMKNCLVFNALIDDHSEMKMARREFAGYSNPADVQLHLAANLVEISSRIPEEWIEAIRKVFPRVRVESRLFFPTGTEDLLKGVFEVVQELYAYLYGRKPA; encoded by the coding sequence ATGGATACGAACCACCCTCAGCTCATACTTTTCCTGCTGGACAACAGCGGCTCCATGAACGAGGGGTTCGGGGCAGTTTCTGAGGCAGCCGACAGAGCCGCGGATATGGCCGACCGTTTGCTCGGCGGGGTATTGGGTGCACTTGGACGCAGGGTAGCACGCGAAACTATCCGCAGTGTTGCAAGCAAAGTCACTGTCCTCAACCTCGGCTTCAACGGAGCCCTCGTGTCCCTTAATACCTGCCGCGCTACTCCCGCAGATAACTGCATTCTCGGCACGGTCCGCTACGGTTCGGACATACGAGAGCTGTTTGCCCCAACCCCAGTGCAGGAATTGCTGCAAAAAGCGGGAGCCTCCTGGTTCTCGGCTGACTTGGGCATGACAAATACCGTGAGGGCCTTTCGCTGGGCAAAGGAACAGGTGGATGCATATCTAGCGCGTTATCCAGGTCTCCCGAAGCCTTGGATTGTGCATATCACCGATGGCATCTGGAACGACGGCGGTGATCCGACGGAAGTTGCCTTGGGGTTGATGAAGAACTGTCTGGTTTTCAACGCGTTGATCGATGATCATTCAGAAATGAAAATGGCGCGGCGAGAATTCGCTGGGTACTCCAATCCGGCGGACGTGCAACTCCACCTTGCCGCAAACCTCGTAGAGATTTCTTCCCGAATCCCTGAAGAATGGATCGAGGCGATAAGAAAGGTGTTCCCAAGGGTCAGGGTCGAAAGCCGCTTGTTCTTTCCGACAGGAACCGAGGATCTACTCAAAGGTGTCTTTGAAGTCGTTCAGGAACTCTACGCGTATCTATACGGAAGGAAGCCAGCATAG
- a CDS encoding serine/threonine protein kinase encodes MDDKQEGTVLNGRYKLARKLGEGGFGVVFRAEHVAFGVSLRDVAVKFSKKPLTDAEARSIFADAVLLARLTDQCSDPTIRQHFVSLYDAGRCEEEGPFQQRAMIVMEYVPSSLADRLEAGPFPLTRAIRCLEQMTKAIAFMHQGITHPDGRYQPIIHRDLKPDNILVGVVGAGKERTEVLKVTDFGFAVSVDNLLGWTETGGTLTYWPPESLPHGYASPASDVYALGLIFYEMLAGANPFSKIGAHLIGPRQQREQELATLHLRARELESFPVLQRHEELQEKPELVRVIRKALAFSPTERYADARLLYADLQQALERKEVVPPPVTPSSPWTEVRKLVREARQFLLSGQLDHALALAEQAMTINRDTRRVPNSQVVGEAYELLVQLKIRQKQIEEAGQIAAEGYSRRKCRGTCQAMGWYYQACQSPTAASFFEEARKYPVES; translated from the coding sequence ATGGATGACAAGCAAGAAGGAACCGTTCTCAATGGACGATATAAGCTGGCGCGAAAGCTCGGTGAAGGCGGCTTTGGCGTGGTGTTCCGCGCGGAGCACGTGGCGTTCGGCGTGTCGTTACGGGATGTCGCTGTCAAGTTTTCCAAGAAACCGTTGACGGACGCGGAAGCGCGCTCCATTTTTGCCGATGCGGTGTTACTGGCTCGTCTTACCGATCAGTGTTCCGACCCCACGATTCGTCAGCATTTTGTGTCGCTGTACGACGCAGGTCGGTGTGAAGAAGAGGGGCCATTTCAGCAGCGCGCCATGATCGTCATGGAGTATGTTCCCAGCAGCTTAGCCGATCGCTTGGAGGCTGGCCCCTTTCCTTTGACGCGAGCGATTCGTTGCCTGGAGCAAATGACCAAAGCTATCGCTTTCATGCACCAGGGAATCACACACCCGGATGGCCGCTATCAACCGATCATCCACCGCGACTTAAAGCCGGATAACATTTTGGTAGGCGTGGTTGGCGCGGGCAAAGAGCGTACCGAGGTGTTAAAAGTCACGGACTTTGGTTTTGCTGTCAGTGTAGATAACCTTCTGGGGTGGACAGAGACGGGCGGCACGTTGACATACTGGCCTCCTGAAAGTCTGCCGCACGGCTACGCGTCTCCCGCGAGCGATGTCTACGCGCTCGGACTCATCTTTTACGAGATGTTGGCGGGCGCGAACCCTTTCAGCAAAATCGGTGCGCATCTGATCGGCCCCCGGCAACAACGGGAACAAGAGCTGGCGACGTTGCACCTACGGGCGCGCGAGCTGGAGAGTTTCCCCGTTCTTCAGCGTCATGAGGAACTGCAAGAGAAGCCGGAACTGGTGCGAGTGATTCGCAAGGCGCTAGCATTCTCCCCGACCGAGCGCTACGCCGACGCCCGCCTGCTGTACGCCGATCTCCAACAAGCCTTGGAGAGGAAGGAGGTTGTGCCTCCCCCCGTTACTCCGTCATCCCCTTGGACAGAGGTCAGGAAACTCGTGCGCGAGGCACGCCAGTTCCTTCTGTCTGGGCAGCTCGATCATGCGTTGGCACTGGCAGAACAGGCGATGACGATCAATCGCGACACCCGCCGAGTTCCCAATTCCCAGGTCGTGGGTGAGGCGTACGAGCTGCTTGTCCAGTTGAAGATCAGACAAAAGCAGATCGAAGAAGCCGGACAGATCGCCGCCGAAGGGTACAGCCGCCGCAAATGTCGCGGCACCTGTCAGGCGATGGGCTGGTACTACCAGGCGTGCCAGTCGCCGACTGCTGCCTCGTTCTTTGAGGAGGCGCGGAAGTATCCGGTTGAGTCGTGA
- a CDS encoding WD40 repeat domain-containing protein, with protein MAMNTELAALQHVLTDPAHGYFFDRWRAVRRLTRLARTSNGASPPLSEADARAVIDGLVAGLESVHWGVHRRCKRALETLQHQPLIDAVCNIIIERGLLQLRDIAVSARYEPKDPLRKAAYLFVLGRQQFYEAHDPTGALLVQFYEKAEPVLRDRLLELAHTRSDQRLALLTVQILKRAWQATTSTAEIEVVVVALKEPGFCLTHDANGARLVQFYQGSPQILRERLLKLPHEWSDQRWAQLILRLLDNPSQETMSITEEEAIVDALGQPQFYEVYDSEGEVLAGYYTRANQPERDRLLQAIRSWERRRGKPFFLGLLQGKGWAGLSDSELAVGVEVLSAAQQWDTVWELVRNGPLPHSWQAARKLLEGHWQPREARAAACWADLMAAVAGGADPLTVERTCWSPRAVLRGHTNIVRSVAFSPDGSTLTTGSEDRTIRLWDVAQGQERAVLSGHTAPVHSVAFSPDGATLASGSQDHTVRLWDVARGQERAVLRGHTNMVHSVAFSPDGATLASGSQDHTVRLWDVAQGQRRAVRRGHTDEVGSVAFSPDGTTLASGSADHTIRLRGVARGQARVVLQGHTHWVESVAFSPDGSTLASGSTDHTIRLWDVASGQQRVVLRGHTDRVWPVAFSPNGTTLASGGGDRTVRLWDVASGQQRAVLRDHTNEVNSVAFSPDGITLASGSDDRTVRLWEMLDLRRWTSVPLAQLTGEDAALAQRVLAAPSASAEQQAVARYVAAILRYRLGKRATKRRRDGERERQGD; from the coding sequence ATGGCGATGAACACGGAACTGGCGGCGTTGCAGCATGTGTTGACAGACCCTGCCCACGGCTATTTCTTCGACCGCTGGCGGGCGGTGCGGCGACTGACCCGATTGGCGCGCACTAGCAATGGCGCTAGTCCTCCGCTCAGCGAGGCCGACGCCCGGGCTGTCATCGACGGGTTAGTCGCCGGCTTGGAGAGTGTCCACTGGGGCGTGCATCGGCGCTGCAAACGAGCGCTGGAGACATTGCAACATCAGCCGCTGATCGACGCCGTGTGCAACATCATCATCGAACGGGGCTTGCTGCAACTGCGCGATATCGCCGTCTCCGCCCGCTACGAACCTAAGGACCCGTTGCGCAAAGCTGCCTATCTCTTCGTGCTGGGACGGCAACAGTTCTACGAGGCCCATGATCCTACGGGAGCGTTATTGGTACAGTTCTACGAGAAGGCTGAACCAGTATTACGAGATCGTTTGTTAGAGCTAGCGCACACGAGAAGCGATCAACGCCTTGCTCTGCTTACGGTACAGATACTGAAGCGTGCGTGGCAAGCGACGACGAGCACGGCAGAAATTGAGGTGGTGGTGGTGGCGTTAAAGGAGCCAGGGTTCTGTCTCACTCACGATGCTAACGGAGCACGCTTAGTCCAGTTCTATCAAGGCTCCCCACAAATCCTCCGCGAGCGGCTGCTGAAGTTGCCCCATGAGTGGAGTGACCAACGCTGGGCGCAGCTGATCCTGAGACTGCTCGACAATCCTTCTCAGGAGACGATGAGCATTACTGAGGAGGAAGCAATTGTAGACGCCTTGGGGCAACCTCAATTCTATGAGGTGTATGACTCCGAAGGCGAAGTTTTGGCGGGGTACTACACCCGCGCTAACCAGCCAGAGCGAGACCGGTTGCTGCAGGCCATACGGAGCTGGGAGAGACGGCGGGGGAAGCCGTTTTTCCTCGGCTTGCTCCAAGGCAAAGGATGGGCGGGGCTAAGCGATAGCGAGCTGGCGGTTGGGGTGGAGGTGTTGAGCGCCGCCCAGCAGTGGGACACGGTATGGGAGTTAGTACGGAATGGTCCCTTACCACACTCGTGGCAAGCAGCCCGCAAGCTGCTCGAAGGGCACTGGCAACCTAGGGAGGCACGGGCGGCCGCGTGTTGGGCGGACCTGATGGCCGCTGTGGCCGGTGGGGCGGACCCCCTAACGGTAGAGAGGACGTGCTGGTCGCCCCGCGCGGTGCTCCGGGGCCATACCAACATAGTCAGGTCCGTGGCCTTCAGTCCCGACGGGAGCACCCTGACCACTGGGAGTGAGGATCGCACTATTCGCCTGTGGGATGTGGCCCAGGGGCAGGAACGGGCGGTGCTCTCAGGCCATACCGCCCCGGTCCATTCCGTGGCCTTCAGTCCCGATGGGGCCACTCTGGCCAGTGGGAGCCAGGATCATACCGTCCGCCTGTGGGACGTGGCCCGGGGGCAGGAACGGGCGGTGCTCCGGGGCCATACCAACATGGTCCATTCCGTGGCCTTCAGTCCCGATGGGGCCACTCTGGCCAGTGGGAGCCAGGATCATACCGTCCGCCTGTGGGACGTGGCCCAGGGGCAGCGACGCGCAGTGCGCCGGGGCCATACCGACGAGGTTGGGTCCGTGGCCTTCAGTCCCGACGGGACCACCCTGGCTAGTGGGAGTGCGGATCACACTATTCGCCTGCGGGGCGTGGCCCGAGGGCAGGCACGGGTGGTGCTCCAGGGCCATACCCACTGGGTCGAGTCCGTCGCGTTCAGTCCCGACGGGAGCACCCTGGCCAGTGGGAGTACGGATCACACTATTCGCCTGTGGGACGTGGCGAGTGGCCAGCAGCGGGTGGTGCTTCGAGGCCATACCGACCGGGTCTGGCCCGTGGCCTTCAGTCCTAACGGGACCACCCTGGCCAGTGGGGGTGGGGACCGCACCGTCCGCCTGTGGGACGTGGCCAGTGGTCAGCAACGCGCGGTGCTCCGGGACCATACGAACGAGGTCAATTCCGTGGCCTTCAGTCCCGACGGCATCACCCTGGCCAGTGGGAGTGACGATCGCACCGTCCGCCTGTGGGAGATGCTGGACCTCCGCCGCTGGACGAGCGTACCGCTGGCGCAGTTGACGGGGGAAGATGCGGCGTTGGCGCAGCGGGTACTGGCGGCACCGTCGGCGTCTGCCGAACAACAGGCCGTGGCCCGGTATGTGGCTGCGATACTGCGCTATCGGCTGGGGAAGCGAGCGACGAAGAGACGGAGGGACGGAGAGAGGGAGCGACAGGGAGACTGA